Proteins from a genomic interval of Medicago truncatula cultivar Jemalong A17 chromosome 3, MtrunA17r5.0-ANR, whole genome shotgun sequence:
- the LOC11432334 gene encoding zinc transporter 4, chloroplastic: protein MFFLEDLWQLLLQYLLQKTRFFSEKESFIRLKESMTNSTCGGAESDLCRDEPAAFVLKFIAMASILLAGMAGIAIPLIGKHRRYLRTDGNLFVAAKAFAAGVILATGFVHMLSDATEALNSPCLPEFPWSKFPFTGFFAMMAALFTLLLDFVGTQYYERKQGMNRAVDEQARVGTSEEGNVGKVFGEEESGGMHIVGMHAHAAHHRHNHPHGDACDGGGIVKEHGHDHSHALIAANEETDVRHVVVSQVLELGIVSHSVIIGLSLGVSQSPCAIRPLIAALSFHQFFEGFALGGCISQAQFKASSTTIMACFFALTTPIGVGIGTGIASVYNPYSPGALIAEGILDALSAGILVYMALVDLIAADFLSKRMSCNFRLQLVSYCMLFLGAGLMSSLAIWA from the exons aTGTTTTTTCTCGAG GATCTCTGGCAATTACTGCTTCAATACCTCCTTCAAAAAACTCGCTTCTTCTCTG AAAAGGAATCATTCATCAGACTCAAAGAATCAATGACGAACTCAACATGCGGGGGTGCTGAATCGGACCTATGCCGAGACGAACCCGCCGCATTCGTTCTCAAATTCATCGCCATGGCATCAATCCTCTTAGCCGGAATGGCGGGAATCGCAATCCCTCTCATCGGAAAACATCGCCGATACCTTCGCACCGACGGAAACCTCTTCGTCGCTGCAAAAGCCTTCGCTGCCGGTGTAATTCTCGCTACAGGCTTCGTTCACATGTTATCGGATGCTACAGAAGCTCTTAACAGTCCTTGTTTACCGGAGTTTCCATGGTCGAAGTTTCCGTTTACCGGTTTTTTCGCGATGATGGCGGCGTTGTTTACTCTTTTGCTTGATTTCGTTGGGACTCAGTATTATGAGAGGAAACAAGGGATGAATCGTGCGGTGGATGAGCAAGCTAGGGTTGGAACTTCGGAAGAAGGGAATGTAGGGAAGGTTTTTGGAGAAGAGGAGAGTGGTGGAATGCATATTGTGGGGATGCATGCACACGCGGCGCATCATAGGCATAATCATCCCCATGGTGATGCATGTGACGGTGGTGGTATTGTGAAGGAGCATGGCCATGATCATTCACATGCACTCATTGCTGCTAATGAAGAAACTGATGTACGACACGTCGTTGTTTCTCAG GTGTTAGAGCTTGGGATCGTATCACATTCTGTGATTATTGGGCTGTCTTTGGGAGTTTCACAAAGCCCTTGTGCCATAAGGCCTCTAATTGCTGCATTATCTTTCCATCAGTTTTTTGAAGGGTTTGCTCTTGGAGGGTGCATTTCTCAAGCTCAATTCAAGGCCTCATCGACAACAATAATGGCTTGTTTTTTTGCACTGACTACACCTATTGGTGTTGGCATTGGAACAGGCATTGCTTCAGTTTATAACCCTTATAGTCCTGGTGCACTCATAGCGGAAGGTATATTGGATGCACTGTCAGCAGGAATTTTAGTGTACATGGCTTTAGTAGACTTGATAGCAGCTGATTTTCTTAGCAAAAGAATGAGTTGTAACTTTAGGCTGCAGTTAGTATCATATTGTATGCTTTTCCTTGGAGCTGGGTTAATGTCTTCACTAGCAATATGGGCATGA